AACTAAAAGGCAAATGATTCATAATACCAATGTGTTATCGATGGCTTATTTTTTTTCAGGAAAAATTCAATATGCCAATAAAGCTTTAGAATTGTTAAAAGTTTGGTTTTTAAATAAGGAAACTAAAATGAATCCTAATTTAAATTTTGCTCAAGCCATTCCTGGAAAAAATAAAGGGAGAGGTATTGGTATCATAGAATTTTCGAATATCACCGATGTCATTACAGCTATTGAGATTTTAGAGATGAACAAGGTGATGGAGGTAAAAACTAGTCAAGAATTAAGACAGTGGTTTTCAGATTACCTTCATTGGTTACAGACAAGTGAAAACGGAATTTTTGAAAAAAAGACTAAAAACAATCACGGAACTCATTATGATGTGCAAGTAGCAAGTATTTTATTGTTTTTAGATAGAAAGGAAGAGGTTAGAGAAGTTTTAGAATCTGTAAAGAAACGTATTGCTAAACAAATTTCATCTGATGGAAAACAGCCACATGAATTGGCAAGAACTAAAGCATTATCATACAGTACCATGAATTTAAGAGGGTTTACAGAGCTAGCTTTTATAGGAACAAAAGTTGGAGTTGATTTATGGAATTACAGAGCCGAAAATGGAGCTAGTATTATAAATGCATATGAGTTTTTAAAACCTTATGCAAAAGGATTTAAAACATGGGATTACAAACAAATTCATGATCCAAAGGGAAGTATAAAAAAGTTAAAAGACTTGTTTACAGTAGCAGGAAGCCTATTTAATATTAGAGAGTATTGTGAAATAGGTAAAGATAAAAATGGAGTAGCTAGCTCCTTAATTTACTATTGTAACTAAATAAATACAAAAGATTATGCAAAGATTAGCTTTTAAAATGAAGTTGAATAAAGGCCAAAAAGAAACGTATAAAAAAAGACATGATGAGTTGTGGCCA
Above is a genomic segment from Wenyingzhuangia fucanilytica containing:
- a CDS encoding alginate lyase family protein produces the protein MRKTPKIIFLGFVLVWSMANSQISLSKRDENNLSLLNGTSLLKTKENLNTPKFNKTYNELLESANKALKEGVFSVMQKTQTPHSGTKHDYISLGPYWWPDPTKPDGLPWIRKDGEVNPLTRKGNTDFETKRQMIHNTNVLSMAYFFSGKIQYANKALELLKVWFLNKETKMNPNLNFAQAIPGKNKGRGIGIIEFSNITDVITAIEILEMNKVMEVKTSQELRQWFSDYLHWLQTSENGIFEKKTKNNHGTHYDVQVASILLFLDRKEEVREVLESVKKRIAKQISSDGKQPHELARTKALSYSTMNLRGFTELAFIGTKVGVDLWNYRAENGASIINAYEFLKPYAKGFKTWDYKQIHDPKGSIKKLKDLFTVAGSLFNIREYCEIGKDKNGVASSLIYYCN